The Ascidiaceihabitans donghaensis genome includes the window ACAATCCCTCAGCCGCAGTGCGCCCCAAAGCGGATACAGTCACAGCATCCGTTCCGTAACACCGGTTGCGAAGAAAATCATGGGTGTTGTCACCCGCAACATCCACCATAGGGGCACAGTTGCTGTCGATGCCAAGCGCAAACAATTCATGGGCAATCACCCGGTGGCGCAAATACATGGCACGCTCGGCTTTCGGTCCGGCCGCTGTAACAAAATCCATCGGAGGCAACCATTCGCGCCAGATCGGGGCACGCAACCGCTGCACACGCCCGCCTTCTTGATCAATGGTTATGGGGCAATCGTACCCAACAGCCTCGCGAAAGTCGCCACACAAGGCACGTACTTGATCCGGTGTGTCGATGTTACGGGCAAACAGAATGAAGCCGAACGGCTTCACATCTTTGAAAAACGCTATTTCCTCCGACGTCAGCCGCAGCCCGTCCGCATCAAGGATCGTCGCCCCGAAACGGTTCATCGCGTGACGACCGGAATACAATCCGCTTTTTCAGCCAGCAGCGCTGAACAGAAACGGCGTGCGTCGCTCAAGTCTTCGAACCCCATGGCGCGCAGGCGATAAAATGTGCGTCCGCCACTTTTGGCTTTTTGAACAATGCGTTGTTTTCCATACAGATAATCCCCAAACCGGCCTTCCAGCTTGGTCCATTGGCTGCGCGCAATTTCGGCGCTGTCAAAGGCACCAAGTTGCACCAGACGTGTCCCTGCGGGCAAGGATGCGGCGTCAACTTCGGCGTTTGCGGGTGCCGCTGCGGGGGTGGCATTTGTTGTGGCCGTGGCAGACGCCACCGCCTTCAAAGCCTTCGGGCGCAGTTGTGGGCGAAACGACGTTTTTATGCCAGGGGCATCAATCACCACAGGCGTTGGCATGGCTTCCGGTGTGGGCGGCGTGACTGAGGCCACCACCTGAACAGGCTGAGCTTCCGTTTCCGCTTCGATCCTGTCTGCGCCCGCTGTCAGCTGGTTCACCAAATCCTCAACCGATCCGCTTTCAAGTGCTGCGGCCACATCCAACGTTTGTGGTTGCTCGATCGGGGCAGATGATACAACCGGTTGTTGCACAGGCGCCACCATTGCGACGGGTGTTGGCATATCTTCGTGGGTCAAATCCACCGGACGCGGCGCAAGAACCAGCCGATCAGCAGGCTTTGCAGCCACACCAACAGCAGCCACTTCGTTCACGGCAAGGCCCTGGTTGATAGCAAGTTGCCCACCCGGATCTTCGGGACGCACCCGCATGTCACCGCTGGCCGCCTGCACCACAGGGATACCGCTGACATCACGCACCATCAACTTGTAACCCCAAACAGCGACCCCAGCCATCAATGCCAAAGACACCCCCGCTGCGGTCAAATTTGTCAGGTTTGTCAAAGCATTACGCGGCTTTGGTGATGTGTGGGGTGCGGATTGCGCATAGCCACCAGCGCCCAGATCATGGGTATAGGATACGTTTGCCATTTTGCCTCTTTGCCGGTCAGATACATTGCCTGATCGGTCAACTGATTTCGTGCCTGTTCAGCCGAGGCGGTTATTGGTTCAACGCATCTCTTCGGCTGGCTCAACTCCCAAGATACCAAGGCCCGCAGCTATTACAACAGCTGTGGCACGTGCGAGGGCGATTTTTGCCTGACTTGTGGCATGATCATCGTCCTGAATGGCCCGCAGCCCGTCTTCCGACCGGCCCAGATGGTACAAGCTGTGAAAATCAGACGCCAATTCGTAAAGATAGAACGCAACCCGGTGCGGCTCATTCGAGCGGGCCGCCGTTTCGACCAAACGGGGCCATTCGCTCAACTTCATGGCCAGCGCCAATTCGGCTGTGTGATCCAGCTTGCTCAAATCCGCAGAAGACAAATCCGTATCGTGCACCGCTATGCCAGCATCCGTGGCTTTGCGCAAAATTGACGCGATCCGCGCATGGGCATATTGAACGTAATAGACAGGATTGTCTTTGGATTGTTCCAGCACCTTGTCAAAGTCAAAGTCCAACGGCGCGTCGTTTTTGCGCGTCAGCATCACAAACCGCGTCACGTCGGACCCCACTTGATCCACAACATCGCGCAGGGTGACAAAGGTCCCTGCCCGCTTGGACATTTTGAACGGCTCGCCATTCTTGTACAACTTCACAAGTTGCGTCAACTTGATGTCCAGCGGCACACGGCCGTCCGACAGGGCCGAAACAGCAGCCTTCATGCGTTTCACATAGCCGCCGTGATCTGCACCGAACACATCAATCAACATGTCAAATCCGCGCTGCACCTTGTCAAAGTGATAGGCGATGTCGGGCGCAAAATAGGTCCATGCCCCGTCCGATTTCTTCACGGGGCGATCCACATCGTCGCCATGATCGGTGGATTTGAACAAAGTTTGTTCGCGTGGCTCCCAGTCCTCGGGTTTTTTGCCTTTGGGAGGTTCAAGAACGCCTTCATAAATCAGGCCCTTGTCATCCAGTGATTTGATGGCGCTTTCAATCAGCCCCGTGCCGTACAGGGATTTTTCAGAAAAGAAATTGTCCATCTTGATGCCCAGCTGGCCCAGATCCGCGCGGATCAGATCCATCATGGCTTCGGTTGCGTATTCCCGCACGTCTTGCAGCCAAAACTGTTCGCCTTTGTCGACAAACGCATCGCCCACTTTGGCTTTCAGGGCTATCCCGACATCAATCAGGTAATCACCGGGGTATGTCCCGTCCTCGAACGCGACGTCCTGACCGTGCGCTTCCAGATACCGCAGATACACAGACCGCGCCAAAACATCGACCTGTGCGCCGCCATCGTTGATGTAGTATTCACGGGTCACGTTGTAGCCTGCAAAGTCCAGCAAAGACGCTAAAGCATCGCCAAAGACCGCGCCGCGGGTGTGCCCCACGTGCAAAGGCCCCGTCGGGTTGGCAGAGACATATTCCACCATCACTTTTTTGCCCTGCCCCAGATCTGACCGGCCAAATCCGGCGCCTTGCTGCAAGACATCCTGAACGACGCCCTGCCACACAGTCGGGGCCAAACGCAGGTTCAAAAAGCCGGGACCTGCGACTTCGCAGGATGTGACACGGTCATCAGATGTCAGTTCATCTGCAAGCGCCTGTGCAATGTCGCGCGGCTTCATGCCTGCGGGCTTGGCCAAAACCATAGCAGCGTTTGTCGCCATATCTCCGTGCGCCGGATCACGTGGCGGCTCAACCGCGACGTTGTCCATGGAAAGCCCTTCTGGCAACACACCGCGGGATTGCAGCGCTTCCAGATCGGACAGGACGCGGGCGCGCATTTGGGCAAAAAGGTTCATGGGACTTTTCCTAAGATGATGGTGTGCGCGGTGTATCACGCCGCACAGGCAGGTCAACGGTCAGAGCGGCAAGGTCTTGGGGCGATCACCCGCTGGGGTGCAAGCGCAGATGTTCCAAAAGCGCAAACCGGTCAGTCATGCCTGAAATATAGTCACTGACCACACGCGCCGTAGCGCTTTCATCCAGATTTCGTGTCATTGCATACCAGTTTTCCGGCATTTTATCGGGATGGTTTAGAAACAGTGGAAACAAGTCCTCGATGATCTGGCTGACCTCTGCCCGCTTCTGCATCACGCTGGGTGCGCGGTACATTTGCGTAAACAGAAAGTGACGGATGGCTTGAAGGTCTTTCCAGACTTGCGACGAAAACTTGATTACGGGGCGCCCCAACATGCGGATGTCACGAGCAGATGTTGCGGCGCTGGTTTCCAGCAGCGTTTGCGAGGTTTCGATCACATCGGCCACCATCACGCCAAAGACGCGGCGCAACGCTTCGTGGCGGCGGCGCTCAACGTCAAGGTTTGGGTATGCGTCGTCGACCTGCGCGTAGGCCGCGCCAACAATGGGCAACGCCTGAATATCTGCGTCCGTGAACAGGCCTGCACGCAAGCCATCGTGCAGATCGTGGTTGTTATAGGCGATGTCATCAGACAAAGCCGCAACCTGGGCTTCGGCACTTGCGTGTGTGTCCAGTTCCAGATCGTGCAATGCATCATAGGTTGCAAGTGCCACGGGCAATTCCCCAACGACCGGTCCGTTATGTTTTGCAATACCTTCAAGAGCTTCCCAGGTTAAGTTCAACCCATCAAAGTCTGCGTAATGCTGTTCCAGAGACGTCACAATCTTGATGGCTTGGGCGTTGTGATCAAAGCCACCGTACCCTTTCATCAACGCGTGCAAAGTGTCTTCACCGGTGTGCCCAAACGGCGGATGACCCAGATCATGTGCCAAGGCCACAGCTTCGGTCAGTTCCGTATTCAGATGTAGCGCGCCGGCGATGGTGCGTGCCACTTGCGCCACTTCAATGGAATGGGTCAGACGTGTGCGGTAATAATCCCCTTCATGTTCAACAAACACTTGGGTTTTATGTTTCAGCCTGCGAAATGCGCTGGCGTGAATAATACGGTCACGATCGCGTTGAAAACACGACCGAAAATGCGATTCTTCCTCTGGCACGCGCCGTCCCTTGGACGTGGCAGGGTCACAAGCATATGCGGCATTCATTGGCCTGTCCTTGTCGCTTGGCTACAGCCCCTCTATATTGATGTCGAACAGTGATGGAAATATGGCCATCACTTAATTTTCGGAGCCTCAGGTCATGCAACTGCCCCCAAAAGTCACAGCCCGCGCATTTGAACGCCTTGCCGAAATTGGAGCCAACGATCAGGGCCAAGCCCTGCGTGTTGCTGTTGAAGGTGGCGGGTGTTCCGGGTTTCAATATGAAATTGCGCTCGACACTCCGAAAGAAGATGATCTGGTGCTGGAAGGATCAGGGCAGAAAGTCATTGTGGACGCCGTGTCGCTGCCGTTCTTGTCAAATGCTGTGATCGACTTTTCAGAGGAGTTGATTGGTGCGCGTTTTGTGATTGAAAACCCGAATGCAACCAGCGCCTGCGGATGCGGAACTTCTTTTTCTATGTAATGGGTTACGATGCGAAGCTAACGCGGGAAAATCCTTCAAAAAACACGTCGAATTCATCTATCGACTGTGCTGCAGATTGCAAGATCAAGTACCCATTTTCATCAACGGATTGTTCCAGAACAGGACGCATCTTATGCCAGTCCGCGCTGCGCGACCCTTCCATTTGAAACAAGCAGGCTGACATGCTACGCAGCGGACCCGCTGGCATTGCTGCTGCCGTCAAACGCATACGCCCTTCGGGGATTGTAACATTATGCGCAGTCCCTCCTTTAAGGCGAGACAGCCACCCGCAGACAAAAAACATGTGGTAGTCGTCAGCGACATCGACATTTTGGCCAGCTTGGACGTCAAAATCCGAAAGCGTTCGCATCACCCAATCTTCCCAAACCTGCGGGGGTGTTTGGTTTGCATACCGCAGTGCGATGCAGATTTCCGCCAACAGATCGGCGTTTTGATCGAGATAGGCCAAAATACCCGCAAACCGCAGTCCACGAATAGCATTGTTGCTTAGTTTCGGATCACAACGCCCGTATTGTGAAAGGTAGAACACGATATGTGTCAGCTCATAGGCTGCTTTTTTGTTGGGCAAAGCAAACGTGTCCGCCCTATCGATAAATCGGTGCAACCGTTCCGTTAATCCTGTATCGTCTTTCAGGTCCACGCCGCGCCTTGCCAGTAACCGGCGGGCCTCAGCACGTTGTAAGTCTGACAATTCTGCTTCAGGCAGGCCTTGCGTTACCACCCAATCACACAAGCTTTCGCCTTGCGATCCGCCATACCCAAGGTCTTCCAAATCCAAGCAGATAGACAGTAAGAACCTGTAATATTGTGGGAAAAAGGCAATTCTTTGCTTTAGACCCGCGTAGAACGCTTGGTGGTTTTCCAAGGCGTTTGGCAAGATGTCAGCCGTAGTGCATTCCAGAATATTCAATAATTCCGCATTCTCTTTTAGCCAAAACACATCGTCTGGCCCTCTGCGGTGCTGCCCGAAGCCTGCAATCAAATGCGATATTTGATCTTGGTCCGTTTGGCGGCGTGCTGGCACGTTCAAAGTTACGATATTGGTCATAATTCAGGTGTCCTTATGTGACTTCAAACGTGCCAAAGCGTGGGGGTTAAGACCCTGACGAGAACATCTCGGTCGCGTCGCCTGTCACTTGCGATGTGGTAACTGGCGCGGACCCTGACGAAAACATTTGCACGGCTTCACCGCGTGACGCATCAGATGACATGACCGGCGCCGAGCCCGAAGAAAACATCTCGACAGCATCGCCAGTCAAAGACATCGACGCCAGATTTGGTGCAGATCCGGACGAAAACAACCCGGTTTCAGCGCCAGTTGTCATCGTCGGCGCAGAGCCGGAAGAAAACGCATCACATAGATCTCCGGTCAGCATTTCAGAGGCAGACGGGGCCGAACCAGATGAAAACATTTCAACGCCTTCGCCAGCAAAAGCAGCGGTATCGATCAAATCGAATTGAAGGTCGGATTTGCGCAGTGCAGTCATTGTAAACTTCCTTTTTGAGGTTGGTTTGAATGTCTCTTTGCTTGCACGTTAAAGGAGAGTGTTAAAAGAAAAATACAGTTAATAATTGATTAATGCGTACATTTTTCTACTTTATGTAACACGCATAATTATATGTTTTTACTAGTTATTAATGGCTTATATCCTGATTTCAAAAAACTTTAATTAATCAAAATGAGCGGGTGTGTATGCCTCAACTCATGTCAAATTAAACAACTTTAAGATGTATTTTCCCGTTAATAGATTCTTTATCGGCGAATCTGTGAAGACACGCCCCTTGCCCAATCCATCGACTTCGGCGATAGCTTCAGTGCCACTGCAGGGAGCGACCAAATGAAAATCGCCAGTTTCAACATCAACGGTATCAAAGCGCGCATAAATGCACTTCCCGAATGGTTGGATGAAGCGCAACCAGACGTGGTCGTCTTGCAAGAGATCAAGTCCGTCGATGAAAACTTCCCGCGCGAGCTGTTTGAGGATCGCGGCTATAACGTCGAAACCCACGGTCAAAAGTCTTTCAACGGGGTTGCCATCCTGTCAAAACTGCCCCTCGAAGACGTCACACGCGGATTGCCCGGCGACGACAGCGACGAACAAGCGCGTTGGATCGAAGCAACGGTTATGGGCGATCACCACCCCTTGCGCGTGTGCGGCCTGTATTTGCCAAACGGCAACCCTGCGCCCGGTCCGAAATACGACTACAAACTGGCTTGGATGCAGCGCCTACAAAATCGCGCCGAACAGCTGATGGCGGAAGAAATGCCTTTTTTGATGGCGGGCGATTACAACATCATCCCACAATCCGAAGATGCCGCCCGCCCAGAAGTCTGGACAGAAGACGCCCTTTTCCGGCCCGAAAGCCGCACAGCTTTTCGTAAATTGATAAACCTTGGTTTGACGGATGCGTTCCGCGCTCGTGATCCGCGGCCCGGTCAGTATTCCTTCTGGGATTATCAGGCAGGGGCATGGAACAAAAACGACGGCATCCGCATCGACCACTTTTTGCTCAGCCCCACATGCGCCGATACATTAACCAATTGCGCCATTGATAAAGACATCAGAGCACGGGAAAAGCCATCTGACCACGTGCCCATTTGGGTCGATCTGGCGATCTAACGCGGTGCTGTGACATCGTGACGATACAGCCAATCGAACTTCCCTAGCATCACGCCAGGGGCCAGATTGCTGAGCGTCTTCAAACCTAAATGCGCTACAGACCGCATCGGTCCCGGCCGCAAATGATAATTGCGCGCATTCCCGTCAGCCACTTTCAAAACGCGTGGCACGCGGGCCATGCGAACATCCTGATAGGCTTGCAGGCCATCTAAGCCTTTGTTTTTCAAACATTGTGCCAGAACCCAAACATCTTCCAGCGCCATATTCGCGCCCTGTGCCAAGAACGGCAGCGTCGGATGGGCAGCATCGCCAACCAACACGACGCCTTCATTGTACCATGTCTTTGCAATCGGATGCCTGTGCAACCCCCAGACCGACACGTCACCAACTGCGTCCAGTAACGCAGCCGACGGCCCTTCAAAATCGGCAAACCGCGCCCGTAACACGTCGGCGTCGCCCACGTGATCCCACCCTTCAGCAACCCAAGTATCGCGTTCTTCAACAGCCACAATGTTCACCAACTTACCGTGGCGCAGTGGATAGCTGACGATATGTCGTCCCGGCCCCATAAACACGCGGGCTTCGGATGGCACATCATGCATGTTTTCAACCATCGCCCGCCATGCCACCTGCCCTGTGAAAAACGGATCGGATGTAGGGTTCAGGCCGCTGCGACCGACAGAATGTACGCCGTCAGCAGCCACCACAAGTTCGGCACGCAAACACGTGCCATCCATCAGGTCGACCGAGGCCGGCGCTCCGGAAGAGATCGCCTTCACAGCCATATTGGTCATAATCTGCACACCGGCCTGACGCGCGGCATTGACCAAAACGGTCAACACATCTGCGCGATGAACAAAGTAGTATTTTTGATCATTCCCAAGACGTGTCAGATCCAGACGGGCCACCTCACCGGGTCGTTTGTAATCACACAGACACACGGCCTGCGCTTGAACGGCGCCCGACTGTTGCAAAGGCGTTTCAAGCCCCATGGCCCGCAGAACAGTCAATCCATTCGGACTAATTTGAATGCCTGCGCCCACCTCGCGCAGGGCTGGGGCCCGTTCCAGAAGTGTAACAGATGCCCCTGCACGACCCAAAAGTGTGGCCGCCGCAAGACCGGCAATTCCGCCACCAACCACAATCACATTTCGAAGCATCGCCTTGTCACCCACTTAACACATCGCCGAAACGCAAAAACGCGCAGGCCGACAGACCCACGCGTTTTTGAAACTTTATCCAAGACGCATTCAGTCGTCGCGGTGCACTTTTTCACGGCGCTCGTGACGCTCTTGCGCCTCAAGGCTCATGGTGGCGATTGGACGCGCATCCAGACGTTTCAAAGAAATGGGTTCGCCCGTGACCGAGCAGTAGCCGAATTCGTCTTCGTCGATACGGCGCAAGGCCGCGTCGATCTTTGCGACCAGTTTGCGTTGGCGGTCACGCGTCCGCAATTCCAGGGCGCGATCTGTTTCTTCCGACGCACGATCCGTCACATCCGGAATGTTACGTGTTCCGTCTTGCAGCGCTTCAATGGTGTCGCGGCTGCCTGCTTGCAATTCCGATTTCCAGTTTTGCAGTTTGCGGCGGAAATACTCGACCTGACGGTCGTTCATAAATGGTTCATCTTCGGCAGGACGGTAGTCATCCGGCAAGAACGTCTCTTGTTTCATGTCGTCCCCCTCGATCGTTTTGGCATTTGCCATTTCTGATCCCTCAAATTCTATGAAGCCAAGGCTTATGCCGCAGCGTCTATCGCAGCCCCCGACGATTGTCACTACACAATACTGCGTATTTGTGGCTAAAAGCGGGCAACACGTTACGATATTCTTAAGGGGAAAAGACTATGAAATTCCAAGGCACTGACAGTTATGTCGCCACCGACGACCTAACGATTGCGGTGAATGCCGCCGTCACTTTGGAGCGCCCCTTGCTCGTTAAAGGCGAACCCGGCACAGGTAAGACCGAATTGGCCAAGCAAGTGGCCACGTCCCTTGGTCTACGTATGATTGAATGGAACATCAAATCCACAACCCGCGCACAGCAAGGCCTGTATGAATATGACGCGGTGTCGCGGTTGCGCGACAGCCAGTTGGGCGAAGAAAAAGTGCATGATGTCGCCAACTATATCCGCAAGGGTAAGTTGTGGGAGGCTTTTGAAGCCGGTGAGAAAGTCGTGCTGCTGATCGACGAGATCGACAAGGCGGATATCGAATTTCCGAATGACCTGCTGCAAGAGCTCGATAAGATGGAGTTCTATGTCTATGAGACAGGCGAAACAATTCGCGCCGTGAACCGCCCTATCGTCATCATCACGTCCAACAATGAAAAAGAACTGCCAGACGCCTTTTTGCGCCGCTGTTTCTTTCACTATATCCGGTTCCCCGACATGGACACGATGCGCGCAATTGTCGAAGTCCACCATCCGGGTATCAAAGAACAACTGCTGACGACGGCATTGACGCAGTTCTTCGAAATCCGCGAACAAGCGGGTCTAAAGAAAAAGCCGTCTACATCCGAAGTGCTGGACTGGCTCAAGCTGCTGCTTGCCGAAGACATGAGCGCCGAGGATTTGAAAACCGGCGGCGCCAGTGCCTTGCCAAAGCTGC containing:
- a CDS encoding SPOR domain-containing protein; amino-acid sequence: MANVSYTHDLGAGGYAQSAPHTSPKPRNALTNLTNLTAAGVSLALMAGVAVWGYKLMVRDVSGIPVVQAASGDMRVRPEDPGGQLAINQGLAVNEVAAVGVAAKPADRLVLAPRPVDLTHEDMPTPVAMVAPVQQPVVSSAPIEQPQTLDVAAALESGSVEDLVNQLTAGADRIEAETEAQPVQVVASVTPPTPEAMPTPVVIDAPGIKTSFRPQLRPKALKAVASATATTNATPAAAPANAEVDAASLPAGTRLVQLGAFDSAEIARSQWTKLEGRFGDYLYGKQRIVQKAKSGGRTFYRLRAMGFEDLSDARRFCSALLAEKADCIPVVTR
- the argS gene encoding arginine--tRNA ligase — its product is MNLFAQMRARVLSDLEALQSRGVLPEGLSMDNVAVEPPRDPAHGDMATNAAMVLAKPAGMKPRDIAQALADELTSDDRVTSCEVAGPGFLNLRLAPTVWQGVVQDVLQQGAGFGRSDLGQGKKVMVEYVSANPTGPLHVGHTRGAVFGDALASLLDFAGYNVTREYYINDGGAQVDVLARSVYLRYLEAHGQDVAFEDGTYPGDYLIDVGIALKAKVGDAFVDKGEQFWLQDVREYATEAMMDLIRADLGQLGIKMDNFFSEKSLYGTGLIESAIKSLDDKGLIYEGVLEPPKGKKPEDWEPREQTLFKSTDHGDDVDRPVKKSDGAWTYFAPDIAYHFDKVQRGFDMLIDVFGADHGGYVKRMKAAVSALSDGRVPLDIKLTQLVKLYKNGEPFKMSKRAGTFVTLRDVVDQVGSDVTRFVMLTRKNDAPLDFDFDKVLEQSKDNPVYYVQYAHARIASILRKATDAGIAVHDTDLSSADLSKLDHTAELALAMKLSEWPRLVETAARSNEPHRVAFYLYELASDFHSLYHLGRSEDGLRAIQDDDHATSQAKIALARATAVVIAAGLGILGVEPAEEMR
- a CDS encoding deoxyguanosinetriphosphate triphosphohydrolase; this encodes MNAAYACDPATSKGRRVPEEESHFRSCFQRDRDRIIHASAFRRLKHKTQVFVEHEGDYYRTRLTHSIEVAQVARTIAGALHLNTELTEAVALAHDLGHPPFGHTGEDTLHALMKGYGGFDHNAQAIKIVTSLEQHYADFDGLNLTWEALEGIAKHNGPVVGELPVALATYDALHDLELDTHASAEAQVAALSDDIAYNNHDLHDGLRAGLFTDADIQALPIVGAAYAQVDDAYPNLDVERRRHEALRRVFGVMVADVIETSQTLLETSAATSARDIRMLGRPVIKFSSQVWKDLQAIRHFLFTQMYRAPSVMQKRAEVSQIIEDLFPLFLNHPDKMPENWYAMTRNLDESATARVVSDYISGMTDRFALLEHLRLHPSG
- a CDS encoding HesB/IscA family protein, giving the protein MQLPPKVTARAFERLAEIGANDQGQALRVAVEGGGCSGFQYEIALDTPKEDDLVLEGSGQKVIVDAVSLPFLSNAVIDFSEELIGARFVIENPNATSACGCGTSFSM
- a CDS encoding DUF6902 family protein, whose product is MTNIVTLNVPARRQTDQDQISHLIAGFGQHRRGPDDVFWLKENAELLNILECTTADILPNALENHQAFYAGLKQRIAFFPQYYRFLLSICLDLEDLGYGGSQGESLCDWVVTQGLPEAELSDLQRAEARRLLARRGVDLKDDTGLTERLHRFIDRADTFALPNKKAAYELTHIVFYLSQYGRCDPKLSNNAIRGLRFAGILAYLDQNADLLAEICIALRYANQTPPQVWEDWVMRTLSDFDVQAGQNVDVADDYHMFFVCGWLSRLKGGTAHNVTIPEGRMRLTAAAMPAGPLRSMSACLFQMEGSRSADWHKMRPVLEQSVDENGYLILQSAAQSIDEFDVFFEGFSRVSFAS
- a CDS encoding DUF6749 family protein; this translates as MTALRKSDLQFDLIDTAAFAGEGVEMFSSGSAPSASEMLTGDLCDAFSSGSAPTMTTGAETGLFSSGSAPNLASMSLTGDAVEMFSSGSAPVMSSDASRGEAVQMFSSGSAPVTTSQVTGDATEMFSSGS
- the xth gene encoding exodeoxyribonuclease III, yielding MKIASFNINGIKARINALPEWLDEAQPDVVVLQEIKSVDENFPRELFEDRGYNVETHGQKSFNGVAILSKLPLEDVTRGLPGDDSDEQARWIEATVMGDHHPLRVCGLYLPNGNPAPGPKYDYKLAWMQRLQNRAEQLMAEEMPFLMAGDYNIIPQSEDAARPEVWTEDALFRPESRTAFRKLINLGLTDAFRARDPRPGQYSFWDYQAGAWNKNDGIRIDHFLLSPTCADTLTNCAIDKDIRAREKPSDHVPIWVDLAI
- a CDS encoding FAD-dependent monooxygenase; translation: MLRNVIVVGGGIAGLAAATLLGRAGASVTLLERAPALREVGAGIQISPNGLTVLRAMGLETPLQQSGAVQAQAVCLCDYKRPGEVARLDLTRLGNDQKYYFVHRADVLTVLVNAARQAGVQIMTNMAVKAISSGAPASVDLMDGTCLRAELVVAADGVHSVGRSGLNPTSDPFFTGQVAWRAMVENMHDVPSEARVFMGPGRHIVSYPLRHGKLVNIVAVEERDTWVAEGWDHVGDADVLRARFADFEGPSAALLDAVGDVSVWGLHRHPIAKTWYNEGVVLVGDAAHPTLPFLAQGANMALEDVWVLAQCLKNKGLDGLQAYQDVRMARVPRVLKVADGNARNYHLRPGPMRSVAHLGLKTLSNLAPGVMLGKFDWLYRHDVTAPR
- the dksA gene encoding RNA polymerase-binding protein DksA translates to MKQETFLPDDYRPAEDEPFMNDRQVEYFRRKLQNWKSELQAGSRDTIEALQDGTRNIPDVTDRASEETDRALELRTRDRQRKLVAKIDAALRRIDEDEFGYCSVTGEPISLKRLDARPIATMSLEAQERHERREKVHRDD
- a CDS encoding AAA family ATPase, whose amino-acid sequence is MKFQGTDSYVATDDLTIAVNAAVTLERPLLVKGEPGTGKTELAKQVATSLGLRMIEWNIKSTTRAQQGLYEYDAVSRLRDSQLGEEKVHDVANYIRKGKLWEAFEAGEKVVLLIDEIDKADIEFPNDLLQELDKMEFYVYETGETIRAVNRPIVIITSNNEKELPDAFLRRCFFHYIRFPDMDTMRAIVEVHHPGIKEQLLTTALTQFFEIREQAGLKKKPSTSEVLDWLKLLLAEDMSAEDLKTGGASALPKLHGALLKNEQDVHLFERLAFMARGERR